One segment of Enterobacter ludwigii DNA contains the following:
- the tssF gene encoding type VI secretion system baseplate subunit TssF, producing the protein MESKLLEYYNRELAYLREMGAEFAERYPKVAGRLGMRGIEVADPYTERLMEGFAFLTSRVQMKMDAEFPRFSQRLLEMIAPNYLAPTPSMAIAEIQPDSTRGDLSNGFKVPRGTMMDSLALKKTGVTCSYTTAHEVNLLPLKIDKVELGGVPADLPLAQLGLSQRGINSALRIRIACDGPQHLGHLDFDRLEFFLSGPDIEALKLLELVMEHHAGIVCQTVSKHPQRQLLSADALRQEGFEPDQALLPDDLRNFDGYRLLQEYFAFPARFRFISLSGLGKLIQRCENEKAFDIFILLDKSDEQLERVVDASHLAMHCTPVINLFPKVAARQKLSESQHEYHLVVDNIRPLDYEIYAVNKIFGSADGQRDDQTFRPFWSTWSGDAGNYGAYFSLRREQRVLSEHALRYGTRTGYIGSEVFVSLVDEQHAPWQENLRYISAEVLCTSRDLPLMLQQELGQFIMADSMPVKSLTLRKGPTPPRPALAEGFSTWRLISQLQMNYLSLMDSENEEGAAALRQLLGLYANLAETPVARQVEGVRHCVLEPVHRRVPEPGPVVFARGIGITLTVDERAFSGASPWLFGSVLERLFARLVSINSFTEFTLKSQQRGEIGYWAPRMGKRALL; encoded by the coding sequence ATGGAAAGTAAACTGCTCGAATATTACAACCGTGAACTGGCCTATCTGCGTGAAATGGGCGCTGAATTTGCCGAGCGCTATCCCAAAGTTGCGGGTCGACTGGGCATGCGCGGCATCGAAGTGGCGGACCCGTATACAGAACGCCTGATGGAGGGGTTCGCGTTCCTGACCTCCCGCGTGCAAATGAAAATGGATGCGGAGTTCCCCCGCTTCTCCCAGCGTTTGCTGGAAATGATTGCGCCAAACTATCTCGCGCCAACCCCCTCAATGGCGATTGCTGAAATCCAGCCCGACAGCACGCGTGGCGATCTGAGCAACGGTTTTAAGGTGCCGCGCGGCACCATGATGGACAGCCTGGCGCTGAAAAAGACCGGGGTCACCTGCAGCTACACCACGGCGCATGAAGTTAATCTGCTGCCGCTGAAAATCGATAAGGTCGAGCTGGGCGGTGTACCTGCCGATCTGCCGCTGGCGCAGCTGGGCCTGAGCCAGCGGGGGATCAACAGCGCGTTACGGATCCGCATTGCCTGCGATGGCCCGCAGCATCTTGGGCATCTGGATTTTGACCGTCTGGAGTTTTTCCTTAGCGGCCCGGATATTGAAGCGCTCAAGCTGCTTGAGCTGGTCATGGAGCACCACGCCGGGATTGTCTGCCAGACCGTCAGCAAGCACCCGCAGCGACAGCTGCTCTCTGCGGATGCCTTGCGACAGGAAGGGTTTGAGCCGGACCAGGCGCTGCTTCCGGACGACCTGCGCAACTTTGACGGCTATCGTCTGCTGCAGGAATACTTTGCGTTTCCGGCACGGTTCCGCTTTATCAGCCTCAGCGGTCTGGGCAAGCTTATCCAGCGCTGTGAAAATGAAAAAGCGTTCGATATTTTCATCCTGCTGGATAAAAGCGATGAGCAGCTGGAGCGGGTGGTTGATGCCAGCCATCTGGCGATGCATTGCACGCCGGTGATCAACCTTTTCCCGAAAGTGGCGGCGCGGCAGAAGCTGAGCGAGAGCCAGCATGAATATCATCTGGTGGTGGATAACATCCGTCCCCTGGATTATGAAATTTATGCGGTAAACAAAATCTTCGGCAGTGCCGACGGCCAGCGTGACGACCAGACGTTTCGTCCTTTCTGGAGCACCTGGAGCGGTGATGCGGGCAACTATGGCGCCTATTTTTCCCTGCGCCGCGAGCAGCGAGTGCTCTCTGAACATGCCCTGCGCTACGGCACCCGTACCGGTTATATCGGCTCCGAAGTCTTTGTTTCGCTGGTGGATGAACAGCATGCACCCTGGCAGGAAAATCTGCGCTATATCTCCGCGGAAGTATTGTGCACCAGCCGCGACCTGCCGCTGATGCTTCAGCAGGAGCTCGGACAGTTCATCATGGCCGATTCCATGCCGGTGAAATCCCTGACCCTGCGAAAAGGCCCAACGCCGCCGCGTCCGGCTCTGGCCGAAGGGTTTAGCACCTGGCGATTGATCAGCCAGCTGCAGATGAACTATCTCAGCCTGATGGACAGCGAAAACGAAGAGGGTGCCGCCGCCCTGCGTCAGCTGTTAGGGCTGTATGCTAACCTGGCGGAGACGCCGGTTGCGCGTCAGGTTGAGGGCGTTCGCCACTGCGTGCTGGAGCCGGTTCACCGTCGCGTCCCGGAGCCGGGTCCGGTGGTCTTTGCGCGCGGGATCGGCATTACTCTGACGGTAGATGAGCGTGCGTTTTCCGGCGCCAGCCCCTGGCTTTTCGGCAGCGTGCTGGAACGCCTGTTTGCCCGTCTGGTGTCCATCAACAGCTTTACTGAATTCACGCTGAAGAGTCAGCAGCGCGGTGAGATTGGCTACTGGGCACCGCGCATGGGGAAAAGGGCACTACTATGA
- the tssE gene encoding type VI secretion system baseplate subunit TssE gives MSNPAGEGDLLRSGWQARSKQEKVGARDKMQPSLLDRLTDNDPEKKRESANSNLITHAALRRNVLRDLQWLFNTINHDASGDLSALPHVNRSVVNFGVAPLAGKRMSDIEWHDIQRKLTEAIINFEPRILPQGLQVRCVSDTSSLDLHNVLSIEIKGRLWCVPYPLEFLFRTDVDLENGHFELKDAG, from the coding sequence ATGAGTAATCCCGCTGGCGAAGGCGATCTGCTGCGCAGCGGCTGGCAAGCCCGCAGCAAGCAGGAGAAGGTGGGGGCGCGCGATAAAATGCAGCCCTCGCTGCTGGATCGCCTCACCGATAACGATCCGGAAAAAAAACGCGAGTCCGCCAACAGTAATCTGATTACCCACGCCGCCCTGCGCCGCAACGTGCTGCGGGATCTGCAGTGGTTGTTTAACACCATCAACCATGACGCATCCGGTGACCTGAGCGCGTTGCCGCATGTGAACCGCTCGGTGGTTAATTTTGGCGTCGCGCCGCTGGCCGGGAAAAGAATGTCAGACATTGAATGGCACGACATTCAGCGCAAGCTTACCGAGGCCATCATTAACTTTGAACCGCGTATTTTGCCGCAGGGACTGCAGGTCCGCTGCGTGTCAGACACCTCGTCACTGGATCTGCACAACGTGTTGTCCATTGAGATAAAAGGGCGTCTGTGGTGTGTGCCGTACCCGCTGGAGTTTCTGTTTCGCACCGATGTCGATCTGGAAAACGGCCATTTTGAACTGAAAGATGCGGGGTGA
- a CDS encoding type VI secretion system accessory protein TagJ — MNTLYQHLAGESLSDALVRLEAEIKARPADADLRAAFVQFLTLSGNWTRALTQLKSWLALKPQAKPTVTLLEQSIQGELQRAQVMAGQARPAMPETQWPWLTTLAAALNDAGERAQALRLEALEQAQATAGQITLENDETQAFAWLMDGDARLGPVCETIVNGRYFWLPFNAIAEIRFQAPASVTDLVWRHALVRLTDGTEQVCQIPARYPFAPDASDAVKLARTTEWLPLDNDGTLYEGMGQKAWLSEQSESPLLSLNLVTFAADGAHE; from the coding sequence ATGAATACGCTCTATCAACACCTGGCGGGTGAATCGCTGAGTGACGCGCTGGTGCGTCTTGAAGCTGAGATCAAAGCCCGTCCGGCCGATGCCGATCTCCGCGCCGCGTTTGTGCAGTTTTTGACCCTCAGTGGTAACTGGACGCGTGCCCTGACTCAGCTGAAAAGCTGGCTGGCACTTAAGCCCCAGGCTAAACCAACCGTTACCCTGCTGGAGCAGTCCATCCAGGGCGAGCTGCAGCGCGCGCAGGTGATGGCGGGGCAGGCTCGTCCTGCCATGCCTGAAACGCAGTGGCCGTGGCTTACCACGCTTGCCGCCGCGCTTAATGACGCGGGAGAGCGTGCTCAGGCGCTGCGTCTGGAAGCCCTTGAGCAGGCGCAGGCAACGGCGGGTCAAATCACCCTTGAGAATGACGAGACGCAGGCATTCGCATGGCTGATGGACGGCGATGCTCGTCTGGGGCCCGTGTGTGAAACCATCGTCAACGGCCGTTATTTCTGGCTGCCGTTTAACGCCATCGCCGAGATCCGTTTCCAGGCCCCTGCCAGCGTGACTGACCTGGTGTGGCGTCATGCGCTGGTGCGCCTGACGGACGGTACCGAACAGGTTTGCCAGATCCCGGCGCGCTATCCTTTCGCACCGGATGCGTCTGACGCGGTTAAGCTCGCGCGCACCACCGAATGGCTGCCGCTCGACAATGACGGCACGCTGTATGAAGGCATGGGGCAGAAAGCCTGGCTTAGCGAGCAAAGCGAAAGCCCATTGCTGTCGTTGAACCTGGTGACGTTTGCTGCGGATGGAGCCCATGAGTAA
- a CDS encoding PP2C family protein-serine/threonine phosphatase — MNIATASLSRQGTRASNQDQTGETIGERSACFVVCDGIAGLPGGEVAAELARNSIISRFDGDKHLNAQHIRDYVQTANRTILSEQQAVQDYRRMGTTLVSLFIDRDYRLAYWAHAGDSRLYLFRRGWLWHVTTDHSLVQQMKDAGHDTDNLNSNLLYLALGIENGGPEASYSDVVQVEDGDAFLLCTDGFWHGVSEEQMKQSLHMVNTPQEWLTLMNQIIQKNGEQEGNAQDNYTALAVWMGNPQDTTLLHTLSDAAQFLPCGTD, encoded by the coding sequence ATGAATATCGCAACGGCTTCTCTCTCCCGCCAGGGGACGCGCGCCAGCAACCAGGATCAGACGGGAGAAACCATAGGGGAACGTTCAGCCTGCTTTGTCGTCTGTGATGGTATCGCTGGTCTGCCGGGCGGTGAGGTGGCCGCTGAACTGGCCCGCAACAGTATTATCTCCCGCTTCGATGGCGACAAGCACCTGAACGCGCAGCATATTCGCGACTATGTGCAAACGGCGAATCGCACCATTCTCAGCGAACAGCAGGCGGTTCAGGATTATCGTCGAATGGGCACCACGCTGGTCAGTCTGTTTATCGACAGAGATTACCGGCTGGCCTACTGGGCACATGCCGGGGACAGCCGCCTGTATCTGTTTCGCCGGGGCTGGCTGTGGCATGTCACCACCGATCACAGCCTGGTTCAGCAGATGAAAGATGCAGGGCACGACACCGATAACCTCAACAGCAATCTGCTCTATCTGGCGCTGGGTATTGAAAACGGTGGGCCAGAAGCGAGCTACAGCGATGTGGTGCAGGTCGAAGACGGAGATGCATTTCTACTCTGTACAGACGGTTTCTGGCACGGCGTCAGCGAAGAACAGATGAAACAGTCGCTGCACATGGTTAACACGCCGCAAGAGTGGCTGACCTTAATGAACCAAATCATCCAAAAGAATGGCGAACAGGAGGGGAATGCTCAGGATAACTATACCGCCCTGGCGGTATGGATGGGCAACCCTCAGGACACCACTTTGCTGCATACGCTTTCTGACGCAGCACAATTTCTTCCCTGCGGAACTGATTAG
- the tagH gene encoding type VI secretion system-associated FHA domain protein TagH — translation MRFTIISTKPGHQPPQSSCDFYAPGGTIGRGTDNNLVLPDNDRTISRLQAIVHVDAQGECRVTNRGSVTRVVLNDIPLERGRQVELQDGDILGIDDYRIEVTELIHDTQPVSRMAATMQQQARPAAAPAAAPQPKPASAAPRGKAEPTAVPSEIWDSLMQEFSISDSISSSRAKPQPAASHDPFSQPVAPERNAEDPLAMFNDSDPKLERKNVDPDTLFSDEALFKKESIFDDVTPSTLVPPNEAKPAQPQEEQTDELDPLALFGGSASAPAARNDDPLGLMGGAPLTHPDEIVGDKPEAVVEPDLTPEPQAEQEEDVLAASPLFAPEPQVPPRAEEEEPARPDYAGFTMPTPQAVARSNALAPKGRLRIDPVKNAASPAAHNGEKGEVLQGELLEALLEGMGLSEMQPVPQFDRENMRQLGQILGMFSQGTVALLSSRSILKRGVKADMTMVLDDANNPFKLLPTGKTVLIQMFGTPMPGFMPPTKSVRDALIDLQAHQLGMISGIRAIIAAMLQSFNPEQLEEQAKQNGMTSRLALPGSRKAALWDYFVRSYGETAGEIEDDFHTLFGEAFLHAYDMEVNQYKDSQSGSEEK, via the coding sequence ATGCGATTCACGATTATTTCTACAAAACCCGGTCATCAGCCGCCGCAGAGCAGCTGTGATTTTTATGCCCCGGGCGGCACCATTGGGCGCGGTACGGATAACAATCTGGTATTGCCGGACAATGACCGCACCATCTCGCGTTTGCAGGCCATTGTTCACGTTGACGCCCAGGGCGAATGCCGCGTCACTAACCGTGGCAGCGTCACCCGCGTGGTATTGAATGACATTCCGCTTGAGCGCGGACGTCAGGTTGAGCTGCAGGATGGGGACATTCTCGGTATTGATGATTACCGTATCGAAGTGACCGAACTGATTCATGATACGCAGCCAGTCAGCCGCATGGCGGCGACCATGCAGCAGCAGGCGCGTCCAGCCGCGGCCCCTGCGGCAGCCCCGCAGCCGAAGCCTGCGAGCGCCGCCCCGCGCGGGAAGGCGGAACCGACTGCTGTGCCGTCGGAAATCTGGGATAGCCTGATGCAGGAGTTCTCTATCTCCGACAGCATTTCCAGTTCTCGGGCGAAGCCGCAGCCGGCAGCGTCGCACGATCCGTTCTCCCAGCCTGTCGCACCTGAGCGTAACGCTGAAGATCCGCTGGCGATGTTCAATGACAGCGATCCGAAGCTTGAGCGTAAGAACGTGGATCCGGATACGCTGTTCAGTGACGAAGCATTGTTCAAAAAAGAGAGCATTTTTGACGACGTCACCCCGTCTACGCTGGTGCCGCCCAATGAAGCTAAACCTGCGCAGCCACAAGAAGAGCAGACGGATGAACTCGATCCGCTGGCACTGTTTGGCGGTAGTGCCAGCGCACCTGCCGCACGAAATGATGACCCCCTCGGGTTGATGGGCGGGGCACCGTTAACCCATCCGGATGAGATTGTCGGCGATAAGCCAGAGGCCGTCGTTGAGCCAGACCTGACGCCAGAGCCGCAAGCAGAACAGGAAGAGGACGTCCTTGCCGCTTCTCCGCTGTTTGCTCCTGAGCCGCAGGTGCCGCCGCGCGCGGAAGAAGAAGAGCCGGCGCGACCGGATTATGCCGGCTTCACCATGCCAACCCCGCAGGCCGTGGCGCGCAGTAATGCCCTGGCACCTAAAGGGCGTTTGCGTATTGACCCGGTCAAAAACGCGGCGTCGCCAGCAGCCCATAATGGCGAAAAGGGTGAAGTATTGCAGGGCGAATTACTTGAGGCACTGCTGGAAGGGATGGGGCTCAGCGAAATGCAGCCCGTCCCGCAGTTTGACCGTGAAAATATGCGTCAGCTGGGGCAAATTCTGGGCATGTTCTCTCAGGGCACCGTGGCGCTGCTTTCTTCGCGCTCCATTCTCAAGCGCGGCGTAAAAGCCGATATGACCATGGTACTTGATGATGCCAACAACCCGTTCAAACTGTTGCCGACCGGGAAAACCGTTCTGATCCAGATGTTCGGTACGCCAATGCCGGGCTTTATGCCGCCGACAAAATCCGTGCGTGACGCGCTGATCGATCTGCAGGCGCATCAGCTGGGTATGATCTCCGGTATCCGCGCCATCATTGCCGCCATGCTGCAATCCTTCAACCCGGAACAGCTGGAAGAGCAGGCGAAGCAGAACGGGATGACCTCCCGGCTGGCGCTGCCGGGCAGCCGCAAAGCCGCGTTGTGGGACTACTTTGTCCGCAGCTACGGTGAAACGGCAGGCGAGATTGAGGATGACTTCCACACCCTGTTTGGCGAAGCCTTCCTTCATGCTTATGACATGGAGGTAAATCAGTACAAAGACTCACAGAGCGGATCGGAAGAAAAATGA
- a CDS encoding T6SS amidase immunity protein Tai4 family protein produces the protein MKRLLLLALALNATVVYAQTLPDVSAFTQQQIFENWVQNRCISKIADSKSLKDDAEASAAAWLEASNLPAENFEKADNVIVSLLKEKIGGSEPGHYQVLKCSLITNSDAIRTLNTQK, from the coding sequence ATGAAACGTTTATTACTGCTCGCATTAGCGTTAAATGCCACCGTTGTTTATGCTCAAACATTGCCTGATGTCAGTGCTTTTACTCAACAACAAATCTTTGAAAACTGGGTGCAAAATCGTTGCATCAGTAAGATTGCTGACAGTAAGAGTTTAAAAGATGATGCAGAGGCCAGCGCTGCCGCATGGCTCGAAGCAAGCAATCTACCTGCAGAGAATTTTGAAAAAGCGGATAACGTTATTGTTTCCTTACTTAAAGAGAAGATAGGCGGTAGCGAACCGGGCCATTATCAGGTATTGAAGTGCAGCTTAATCACCAACAGCGACGCAATTCGAACGCTAAACACCCAAAAATAG
- a CDS encoding type VI secretion system amidase effector protein Tae4 — protein MSAMRPAFGAAWNRFKEVNVNVEQVGKLLGGKVQHNIDAGIFKNACPIRMSYVLNYCGIPIPSNSKYATVTGNDKKRYMFRVKDMIAFLPTVLGHADMSVASPTPAQFSGKQGIIIFTGHGWSDATGHVTLWNGNICSDDCHFLGSPGNGSFIPTNATFWSLK, from the coding sequence ATGTCTGCTATGCGTCCTGCTTTTGGTGCTGCCTGGAACAGATTCAAAGAAGTTAACGTTAATGTGGAACAGGTTGGCAAATTATTGGGTGGAAAAGTTCAGCATAATATCGATGCTGGTATTTTTAAAAATGCCTGTCCCATACGTATGAGCTATGTCTTGAATTATTGTGGTATACCTATTCCGTCTAATAGCAAATACGCGACAGTGACCGGAAATGACAAAAAACGCTATATGTTCCGCGTTAAAGATATGATTGCATTTCTTCCTACTGTTCTGGGGCATGCAGATATGTCAGTCGCCTCTCCTACACCAGCACAATTTTCAGGCAAGCAAGGCATTATTATCTTTACCGGCCATGGGTGGAGTGACGCAACCGGACATGTAACACTCTGGAATGGAAATATTTGCTCGGATGACTGCCATTTCCTTGGATCACCCGGCAATGGTTCGTTTATTCCTACGAATGCAACATTCTGGAGCCTGAAATGA
- a CDS encoding Hcp family type VI secretion system effector: MAIDMFLKVEGVTGESKDSNHTGWTDITSFSWGASQPGNMSVGGGGGAGKVNFNDLHVNALIDKSTTAILKHCASGKHLTKVELSVCKAGGQQVEYTRITLEDVLVTSVQYTGADNGDTVGVTYAFQAAKVKQQYWEQTTAGGKGAESSAGWNIKENKEA; the protein is encoded by the coding sequence ATGGCTATTGATATGTTTCTGAAGGTCGAGGGTGTTACGGGCGAATCTAAAGATTCTAACCACACCGGCTGGACTGATATTACCTCCTTCTCCTGGGGCGCTTCCCAGCCAGGTAATATGAGTGTTGGTGGCGGCGGCGGTGCCGGTAAAGTTAACTTTAACGATCTGCACGTTAACGCTCTGATCGACAAATCCACTACAGCAATTCTCAAACACTGCGCAAGCGGTAAGCACCTGACTAAAGTTGAACTGTCCGTGTGCAAAGCGGGTGGTCAGCAAGTAGAATATACCCGCATCACGCTGGAAGATGTGCTGGTAACTTCTGTTCAGTACACCGGTGCAGACAACGGCGACACCGTTGGTGTGACCTATGCATTCCAGGCTGCGAAAGTGAAACAGCAGTACTGGGAGCAGACCACTGCTGGTGGTAAAGGTGCTGAAAGCAGCGCTGGCTGGAACATCAAAGAAAACAAAGAAGCGTAA
- the tssC gene encoding type VI secretion system contractile sheath large subunit codes for MSNQTQQHEQQSGQAFSQDEFSALLNKEFRPKTDQARSAVESAVKTLAQQALENTVTFSSDTYRTIQNLIAGIDEQLSQQVNQIIHHEEFQKLESAWRGLSYLVNNTETDEMLKIRFMSISKQELGRTLKRFKGVGWDQSPIFKKIYEQEYGQFGGEPFGCIVGDYYFDHSPQDVELLGEMARIGSAAHCPFITGTAPGVMQMESWQELANPRDLTKIFQNTEYAAWRSLRESEDARYLGLVMPRFLSRLPYGIRTNPVDSFDFEEQTDGANHNSYSWANAAYAMAANINRSFKEYGWCTSIRGVESGGAVENLPCHTFPSDDGGVDMKCPTEIAISDRREAELAKNGFMPLVHRKNSDFAAFIGAQSLQKPAEYHDPDATANARLASRLPYLFACCRFAHYLKCIVRDKIGSFREREEMERWLNDWVMNYVDGDPANSSQETKSRKPLAAAEVQVQEIEDNPGYYAAKFFLRPHYQLEGLTVSLRLVSKLPSLKTKDA; via the coding sequence ATGAGCAACCAGACTCAACAACACGAGCAGCAGAGTGGTCAGGCGTTCAGCCAGGATGAATTCAGCGCGCTGCTGAACAAAGAGTTCCGCCCGAAAACCGATCAGGCGCGCTCCGCGGTGGAAAGTGCGGTAAAAACGCTGGCGCAGCAGGCGCTGGAAAATACCGTTACCTTCTCCAGTGACACCTACCGCACCATTCAGAACCTGATTGCCGGTATCGACGAGCAGCTGTCTCAGCAGGTGAACCAGATTATTCACCATGAAGAGTTCCAGAAGCTGGAGAGCGCCTGGCGCGGTCTGAGCTACCTGGTGAACAACACTGAAACCGACGAGATGCTGAAGATCCGCTTTATGAGCATCTCCAAGCAGGAGCTGGGTCGTACCCTGAAACGCTTTAAGGGCGTGGGCTGGGACCAGAGCCCAATCTTCAAGAAAATTTACGAGCAGGAGTACGGTCAGTTTGGTGGCGAGCCGTTTGGCTGCATCGTCGGCGACTACTACTTCGACCACAGTCCGCAGGACGTTGAACTGCTGGGCGAGATGGCACGTATCGGCTCGGCGGCCCACTGTCCGTTTATCACCGGTACCGCACCGGGCGTGATGCAGATGGAGTCCTGGCAGGAACTCGCGAACCCGCGCGACCTGACCAAAATCTTCCAGAACACCGAGTATGCCGCGTGGCGTTCACTGCGTGAATCCGAAGATGCACGCTACCTTGGCCTGGTAATGCCGCGCTTCCTGTCGCGCCTGCCGTACGGTATTCGCACTAACCCGGTCGACAGCTTCGATTTCGAAGAGCAGACCGATGGCGCGAACCACAACAGCTACTCCTGGGCGAACGCCGCGTATGCCATGGCTGCCAACATCAACCGCTCCTTTAAAGAGTACGGCTGGTGCACTTCAATCCGCGGCGTGGAGTCTGGCGGGGCGGTTGAAAACCTGCCGTGTCATACCTTCCCGAGCGACGACGGCGGCGTGGACATGAAATGCCCGACCGAGATCGCCATCAGCGATCGTCGTGAAGCCGAGCTGGCGAAGAACGGCTTTATGCCGCTGGTTCACCGCAAAAACTCTGACTTTGCCGCTTTCATCGGCGCGCAGTCTCTGCAGAAACCGGCTGAGTACCACGACCCGGATGCGACCGCTAACGCGCGTCTGGCATCCCGTCTGCCGTACCTGTTCGCCTGCTGCCGCTTTGCCCACTACCTGAAGTGCATCGTGCGCGACAAAATTGGCTCCTTCCGTGAACGTGAAGAGATGGAACGCTGGCTGAACGACTGGGTGATGAACTATGTGGACGGCGACCCGGCTAACTCCTCACAGGAGACCAAGTCCCGTAAACCGCTGGCGGCTGCCGAAGTGCAGGTGCAGGAAATTGAAGATAACCCGGGCTACTACGCCGCGAAATTCTTCCTGCGTCCACACTACCAGCTGGAAGGTCTGACCGTTTCTCTGCGTCTGGTTTCGAAACTGCCGTCACTGAAGACGAAAGATGCATGA
- the tssB gene encoding type VI secretion system contractile sheath small subunit, whose amino-acid sequence MAMSNSGQKFIARNRAPRVQIEYDVEIYGAERKIQLPFVMGVMADLVGKPVENLPAVDERKFLEIDIDNFDERMKALKPRVAFQVDNTLTGEGKLNVDLTFDSMDDFLPDAVARKVEPLNKLLEARTQLSNLLTYMDGKNGAEELIAKILQDPTLLKSLSQLPKNDESAKGSEE is encoded by the coding sequence ATGGCAATGAGTAACAGTGGGCAGAAATTTATCGCACGTAACCGTGCCCCCCGCGTGCAGATCGAGTACGACGTAGAGATCTACGGTGCAGAACGTAAAATTCAGCTGCCGTTTGTGATGGGCGTCATGGCCGATCTGGTCGGCAAACCGGTGGAAAACCTGCCGGCAGTCGATGAGCGTAAATTCCTCGAAATCGACATTGATAACTTTGACGAGCGCATGAAAGCGCTGAAACCTCGCGTGGCGTTCCAGGTGGATAACACGCTGACCGGCGAAGGTAAGCTCAACGTTGATCTGACCTTCGACAGCATGGACGACTTCCTGCCGGACGCGGTAGCCCGCAAGGTTGAGCCGTTGAACAAGCTGCTGGAAGCACGTACTCAACTCTCCAACCTGCTGACCTATATGGATGGCAAAAACGGCGCGGAAGAGCTGATCGCTAAAATTCTGCAGGATCCGACGCTGCTCAAATCTCTGAGCCAGTTGCCGAAAAATGACGAAAGCGCGAAAGGTAGCGAGGAATAA
- the tssA gene encoding type VI secretion system protein TssA — protein sequence MNIEEFLAPISPDKPCGENLEYDADFQLMNQASQGKAEQQFGDTIIPAEPADWNTVEKFATSLLSRTKDLRVMLALTHAWTRRRGLAGYADGLLLVQEAITRYWEPLYPLLEEYGETDPFYRINALAGLSDKSDLTVAVRNASLLRSNGDEISLRDAQALLDGSKTECPDYPGGRPRLIDELARGDQPGTSAVIVINERLLAIRELLTGHLGESGVPEMEQLLKTVGLVASACQVTDISKLLPNREAQAELSAEPQPAVAQPVQQVTDWRSVQVTSRADAQLMLEKAKQYFAQYEPSHPAPLMIERVQRLSELNFMDIIRDLAPDGVNQLENIFGRRE from the coding sequence ATGAATATCGAAGAATTTCTCGCGCCAATAAGCCCCGACAAGCCCTGTGGCGAAAACCTGGAGTATGACGCTGATTTCCAGCTCATGAATCAGGCCAGCCAGGGCAAAGCAGAGCAGCAGTTTGGCGACACCATCATTCCGGCAGAACCTGCTGACTGGAATACGGTGGAAAAATTCGCCACCAGCCTGCTGAGCCGCACCAAAGATCTGCGCGTCATGCTGGCGTTAACGCATGCATGGACACGTCGCCGCGGCCTTGCGGGCTACGCCGACGGGCTGTTACTGGTGCAGGAGGCGATCACGCGTTACTGGGAGCCGCTCTATCCGCTGCTGGAAGAGTATGGCGAAACCGACCCGTTTTACCGCATTAACGCCCTGGCCGGGCTGAGTGATAAGTCTGACCTGACCGTCGCCGTGCGTAACGCCTCGCTGCTGCGATCAAATGGCGATGAAATTTCACTTCGCGACGCTCAGGCACTGCTGGATGGCAGTAAAACCGAATGTCCGGATTACCCCGGTGGCCGTCCAAGACTGATTGACGAGCTGGCCCGCGGCGATCAGCCGGGCACGTCGGCGGTGATAGTGATTAACGAACGGCTGCTGGCCATTCGCGAGTTGCTCACCGGCCATCTTGGTGAAAGCGGCGTTCCGGAGATGGAACAGCTGCTGAAAACCGTCGGGCTGGTCGCCAGCGCCTGTCAGGTAACCGACATCAGCAAGCTGCTGCCCAACCGGGAGGCACAGGCTGAGCTCAGCGCTGAACCTCAACCGGCGGTCGCACAACCCGTTCAGCAGGTTACAGACTGGCGCAGCGTGCAGGTCACCAGCCGCGCCGATGCACAGCTGATGCTGGAGAAAGCCAAACAGTATTTTGCGCAGTACGAACCGAGCCACCCCGCACCGTTGATGATTGAACGGGTGCAGCGGCTGTCAGAACTTAACTTTATGGACATTATTCGCGACCTGGCGCCAGACGGCGTTAACCAACTGGAAAACATCTTTGGACGCCGCGAATAA